The Setaria viridis chromosome 2, Setaria_viridis_v4.0, whole genome shotgun sequence DNA window gCAGGATTAGGTATTACTGTATTTTTCCTCCACTAGTTGTTGTAGAAGTACGGGTACTGGGGCCACACTGACATCTCGCCCTGCAAGATTTGAACTATTTGTTGGATCGTTGGCCTGTGAGCCTCATTGGTCTGAATGCACCGGCACGCAACCTTGCATGATCTCTCTAGCTCTCGAATATCCGCATCATTTAGTCTGTGATCCAAGATTTCAGAAATGTCACCTTCACTTATCCTAATTGTGGCCACACTGGAAAGTACCTTACGGTTCAATTCTCCATCAACTTTGAATTCCTTCTGCCTGAAATTATCTCGAATAGCATCATTCATAGCTGTACACATCTGCTTTTGGTGTTATGGGAAGACCTCCAATCCATTCTAGTGCAGATACTCTATTGCTCCTCTCATAGTTGTCGATGCCCTGCTAAAATGTCGATCCATAACTACATAAGCTTCGCCACACCAAAATCAGACACTTTTGGACTGAATTCTGCACAAGAAGTACATTTTCAGGCTTTATATCACAACGTATGATGCGATCATGGCATTCATCGTGGAGATAATGTAATCCCTTTGCAACACCTAGAATGACTAGGAATCTTGTGTTCTATCCAATATCTTCTCATTCTTGAAGAGATGAAGATGATATTGAGAGATCCATTCACCATAAAGTCATACACCAGCAGCCTTTCGACTCTGCTCAAGCAGAACCCACTTAGGTGAACCAGATTATTATGGTCAATTTTCCCTAAAGCCCTCACCTCAGTGTGAAATTTCTTCTCTCCTTGTTTCATGCCTTGAAGCTTCTTGACAGCTATTGGTTTGGAGTCTGGGAGCAACCCTTTGAGCACTGAACCAAAGCTACCTTGCCCCAGTTTATCTGAGAAATTCTTTGTGCAATGCTGTAAAAAGGAATAGTCGTAGACAATGAGAGTGTCATTATCTGATAAAGTCTTTTGAGATGAAGTCCTCCTTTGGAATGTCTTAACAGTTATGCCAAAAGCAAATAGTGCCATAAAAATACTACCCTGGTGCAATTAACACAGTAAGCCTCTCAGGAGGATCGTGGAAGCAGTGGTATTGTTGTGTCCAGTCCTTTATTGTATTCAGAAAATAGGTTGGGTGCGTCTCTCTCATTGTTCCATGCCTACCATCTACTAGCTCTTCTTAATCTGGAGTCTATAATAACTTGACCAAATCTTCATCTCTCTCTAAATGATCCCATGGTTCCGCATACATCTTGAAACAACTCGAGTTATGAACAATACTTTGAAACATTAGCGTAATAACACTGAAATCATCATGCGTACTGCAAGAGTGATGTTGTAATTTACAGCTACCATCCTTATAATGATGCCAGGCTATGGCTATTCAGCCTGGGAAATAGAAATTCATCAGCAAAAGAATACATGCCCGACTCAGATGTTACAAAACATAGCCCCTGTTTTTTCCCCTCACTTAGCTGGCTATCTCATCGAAGTTGATTGATTGGGATGCTTAAGTTTTCATATAAACAAGGAAACAGTAACACGGAATTTGTTTGCACAGAAATTTGGGGTCCGCTTGCttattttgttattttattttcatttttgaaAAATCAATCTGTACCtccttttttagaaaaaaataatttcagcCTCATTCACCAAAGAGTATGCGCACGCCTGAGCTGATGTTAGGAGCAATTAGTCAAAAACATAACTGTAACAAAAAAGCGTCTATATTCAGATTCCAATATATGGTTCAAAGGTGAACTCATCAACTCAATTTTACATTTAGTAGGACAAATGGGGAAGATTGCATGTGTACATGCAACAGTGGTCCCTTTGTTATATTGGTTACTACACTCTGCACTAGATCTACAGTATTAAAGCATAGCACAGTACAAAAGCGGAGCATATTAGGTTCTAATTTATGTACATCTTCGCTCACTCATAACACTCTCCAAGTATTTGCCCTAACCAATTGCAGCTTATCTGATTTATATACTTTGGAAGTGTGAACCGCCTGAAGTAGCACTGTATGTCTGGGAAGTTGTCGTGCTGTCCTGTGTCTGAGAAGCCTGACTTGAAGATATATCTGAAAAGAAGTTTATAACATCAGGGCTTTCACCAAGAACTCTCAATGACCTTGGAACAGGAGGCATGTTAACGTCAAGGAATCCCTCGAGGATTTGAACAATCTGGCCAGTTGTGGGTCTAGCACTTTCGTCATCTTGGATGCACCAACAGGCAACCTTAGAAGCTCTTGTGAGTTCATCAACATTTGCATCTCCATTTAGCCTGGGGTCCATCAAGCTCCGCACATCCCCTTCATGAAGCTTGCTTGCAGCGAAGGTTGGGAAGAAGGTGGATCCACACTTTTCACCATGATCAGAATTTCTCCTGCCTGATATGAGTTCGAAGAGCATCATACCGTAGCTAAAGACATCTGCCTTTGCTGTTATGGCCACACCACTGATCCATTCAGGTGCGAGGTAACCCCTTGTTCCTCTCATTGTTGTCAATACACGACTGAAGTCTCTGCCTAAGAGCTTCGCTAGACCAAAATCAGCAACTTTTGGCACAAATGACTCATCCAAGAGTATGTTTTCTGGCTTGACATCACAGTGTATAATGCAATCCCTACATTTTTCATGCAGGTAATTTAAACCTCTTGCTGTTCCAAGTGCTATTTGGTACCTGGAAGCCCAGCTCAGTTCCGTTGTCTCACCAGGGAATAACTGCAAGTCCAGGGAGCCCTTCGGCATGAACTCATACACAAGCAGTCTCCGTGATCCTTCAGAGCAAAATCCAAGTAGACGGACCAAATTGACATGCTGGATTGTCCCAATGGTGCTCACCTCAGCACGGAATTGCTTCTCCCCTTGGTGAACTCCGTCTAGCCTCTTCACAGCAATGGCAGTTGAATCTGGGAGCTTCCCTTTGAACACTGAGCCAAAGGCACCTCCACCAATCCTCTCTGAGAAGTTGTTAGTAACATGCTGCAGATCACTGTACCTAAAGGCGATCAGTGTGCCCCCAGCAGTCTTGGATATCCGAAGAGTCCTGTCTCGGCGGTATTTCTGAAATAGGAAGTATGACACAATAGCAATGGCTATTAAAACTGCAGCAACTCCACCAACAACTGCGCCAATGATCACTGTCTTGCTCTTTTTGGAGTCTGGAAGCTCAGAAGCTGCAATCCTGAGGAAGAGCGTGCCTCCTCCATTTCCACTGTATTGGTCTTGGAGGTTAATCAGGTCCCCATGCCAGACAAAGCAGCCGCTACTATTGTAAGTGTATGCATTACAAGAGCAATTGCTCAGACAAGTCACCTGACAGTCTTGAGAGCTCGCAGCCACAGCAGTCTGAGCATTATCAGGTAGCCTCACACCTGTCATGGTATAGAACTTATCAGGCTTGGCTTGTGCAGAACTTGAATTTGTCTGGCACTGCAGTGGTACTCTCCTTTTACAGCCACCACTGAAATCCTGGAGGTCCCAATCACTCTGAACCTTCTGAGTGAACCCCTTGATGCAGTTGCAGAATGGGAGGGCATTGAGGTTGCAGCTGCCATATGCCCCGCAGACAGCGTACACCTCACACTGTGCCCGTGGCTGGGCCCAGAACATGATCCACGACTGTGAGGCGGACACCCATGTCTCCTGCTTGATCTGCCCATTCACATCAATGATGAACCGTGAGATGACATTGTTATCCTTCATCGAATAGATGAAGTAGCTCTCTGTGTCGTTGTCGATGAATTGGAAATTGTAGTTGTAACCGGCCGTCATCTCTGGCACAAGGCTGAAGATATTGCCATTCCAAGGGCCACTGGTCCAGTAAGTTTTGGAATCCTTCCACTGGATGAAGTACTGTGTTGTGCCGTTCGGGTCCAGCTCCAGCGAAAACAAGCCGGGAGATGGGTTTGCCATGTTCCTCCATGGAACAAGACGCTGACTGACCCCTGTGGTCTTGTTCAGCCCAAGTTTGCCCCCCGGAAGCCATGTGTTTGTGGGATGATCTATGCTTCGCCAGTAAACTATTGAT harbors:
- the LOC117844613 gene encoding G-type lectin S-receptor-like serine/threonine-protein kinase At2g19130, giving the protein MAPFFLLLLLLSQILLCAAVDTINSSTPLSGPQKIVSKGNKFTLGFYTPTQGNTTSSSSTSNYYIAIWYSNIPQQTTVWTANSDVPVTDPTTAALTIGNDGNLVLLDRSNNRLLWSTNVSIGSNSTIAVLQDNGSLDLTDANSSIVYWRSIDHPTNTWLPGGKLGLNKTTGVSQRLVPWRNMANPSPGLFSLELDPNGTTQYFIQWKDSKTYWTSGPWNGNIFSLVPEMTAGYNYNFQFIDNDTESYFIYSMKDNNVISRFIIDVNGQIKQETWVSASQSWIMFWAQPRAQCEVYAVCGAYGSCNLNALPFCNCIKGFTQKVQSDWDLQDFSGGCKRRVPLQCQTNSSSAQAKPDKFYTMTGVRLPDNAQTAVAASSQDCQVTCLSNCSCNAYTYNSSGCFVWHGDLINLQDQYSGNGGGTLFLRIAASELPDSKKSKTVIIGAVVGGVAAVLIAIAIVSYFLFQKYRRDRTLRISKTAGGTLIAFRYSDLQHVTNNFSERIGGGAFGSVFKGKLPDSTAIAVKRLDGVHQGEKQFRAEVSTIGTIQHVNLVRLLGFCSEGSRRLLVYEFMPKGSLDLQLFPGETTELSWASRYQIALGTARGLNYLHEKCRDCIIHCDVKPENILLDESFVPKVADFGLAKLLGRDFSRVLTTMRGTRGYLAPEWISGVAITAKADVFSYGMMLFELISGRRNSDHGEKCGSTFFPTFAASKLHEGDVRSLMDPRLNGDANVDELTRASKVACWCIQDDESARPTTGQIVQILEGFLDVNMPPVPRSLRVLGESPDVINFFSDISSSQASQTQDSTTTSQTYSATSGGSHFQSI